In Arcobacter ellisii, a genomic segment contains:
- a CDS encoding sensor histidine kinase, whose amino-acid sequence MVFENEKKLLRIIKYTPTIFVLTITIFVLTASFWDNKKKFEKDKEKIRLEYIQKNEELIKQRVYEVYDYIKREQEYTELELRKTLKEAIDTAYNISNTIYQNNLDKSKDEIKKLVIDALRNVRFNSGRGYYFIYENSGKNILLPHNRELEGKSFWNHQDAKGSYIIRDMTNLLSKNDEAFYEWYWYNPTKPDVQRKKIGLVKNLPQFDWFIGTGEYLEDFEKEVQERVLRNIREIRFGNNGYIFIINYDSIYLSHIRKEFIGQNAIKNNDTVEIKKVIEDLIEISKKGEGSYTYIQNKKPDNEQSIKKISFVKGLNNWSWMIGTGFYEDDMQRAINDKKEELNQEFRDYLFKTIIFTCFLILFLLIISIYFSKILQEKFKKYQNERTKQQNIIAQQAKMAAMGEMIGNIAHQWRQPLSSISTSATGMKLQKELNILEDKFLIEGLEQINNSVQYLSTTIDDFRNFYKPDKNKKEFRILETINKVINLVDLQFRSNGITIIKNGQDVKINSFENELIQVLINILNNARDELIKKDKDYEKLIFIDVLKKQKNLLIQIKDNAGGISKNIITRIFEPYFTTKNQSQGTGIGLYMSREIINKSMNGEINTKNVTFEYEGKSYEGALFEIIIPID is encoded by the coding sequence ATGGTATTTGAAAATGAAAAAAAGCTATTAAGAATTATAAAATATACTCCTACAATTTTTGTTCTTACAATTACAATTTTTGTTTTAACTGCATCTTTTTGGGATAATAAAAAGAAATTTGAAAAAGATAAAGAAAAAATTCGTTTAGAATATATTCAAAAAAATGAAGAACTTATTAAACAAAGGGTTTATGAAGTTTATGATTATATTAAAAGAGAACAAGAATATACAGAATTAGAATTAAGAAAAACTTTAAAAGAAGCAATTGATACAGCTTATAATATATCAAATACAATTTACCAAAATAATTTAGATAAAAGTAAAGATGAAATCAAAAAATTAGTTATTGATGCTTTAAGAAATGTAAGATTTAATAGTGGTAGAGGTTACTATTTTATATATGAAAACAGCGGAAAAAATATTTTATTACCACATAATAGAGAGCTAGAAGGAAAAAGTTTTTGGAATCATCAAGATGCAAAAGGTTCATATATAATAAGAGATATGACAAATCTTTTATCTAAAAATGACGAAGCATTTTACGAATGGTATTGGTACAATCCAACAAAGCCAGATGTGCAAAGAAAAAAAATTGGATTAGTTAAAAATCTTCCTCAATTTGATTGGTTTATTGGTACAGGTGAATATTTAGAAGATTTTGAAAAAGAAGTTCAAGAGAGAGTTTTAAGAAATATAAGAGAAATAAGATTTGGAAATAATGGATATATATTTATTATTAATTATGATTCAATATATTTAAGTCACATAAGAAAAGAGTTTATAGGACAAAATGCAATAAAAAATAATGATACTGTTGAAATAAAAAAAGTTATTGAAGATTTAATTGAAATATCTAAGAAAGGTGAAGGATCTTATACATATATTCAAAATAAAAAGCCAGATAATGAACAATCTATTAAAAAAATAAGTTTTGTAAAAGGTCTGAATAATTGGTCTTGGATGATTGGAACAGGATTTTATGAAGATGATATGCAAAGAGCTATTAATGATAAAAAAGAAGAATTAAATCAAGAATTTAGAGATTATCTTTTTAAAACGATAATATTTACATGTTTTTTAATCTTATTTTTACTGATAATATCTATTTATTTTTCAAAAATTTTACAAGAAAAATTTAAAAAATATCAAAATGAAAGAACTAAACAACAAAATATTATAGCTCAACAAGCAAAAATGGCTGCAATGGGTGAAATGATTGGAAATATTGCTCATCAATGGAGACAACCTTTATCTTCTATATCCACATCAGCAACAGGAATGAAGTTACAAAAAGAGTTAAATATTTTAGAAGATAAGTTTTTAATTGAAGGATTAGAACAAATAAACAACTCAGTACAATATTTATCAACAACAATTGATGATTTTAGAAACTTTTATAAACCAGATAAAAATAAAAAAGAGTTTAGAATTTTAGAAACAATAAATAAAGTTATAAATTTAGTTGATTTACAATTTAGGTCTAACGGAATAACAATAATAAAAAATGGTCAAGATGTAAAAATAAACTCTTTTGAAAATGAGTTAATTCAAGTATTGATTAATATTTTAAATAACGCAAGAGATGAACTTATCAAAAAAGATAAAGATTATGAAAAATTAATTTTTATTGATGTTTTAAAAAAACAAAAAAATCTTTTAATACAGATTAAAGATAATGCAGGAGGAATTTCTAAAAATATTATTACTAGAATATTTGAACCTTATTTTACAACAAAAAATCAATCTCAAGGTACTGGAATAGGTCTTTATATGAGTAGAGAAATAATTAATAAAAGTATGAATGGCGAAATAAATACTAAAAATGTAACTTTTGAGTATGAAGGAAAAAGTTATGAAGGTGCTTTATTTGAAATAATAATTCCAATTGATTAA
- the ilvD gene encoding dihydroxy-acid dehydratase, with the protein MRSDEVKKGFDRTPHRSLLRATGLKDEDFDKPFIGVANSFIELIPGHFFLDKVSDIIKAEIKANGCVPFEFNTIGVDDGIAMGHDGMLFSLPSRELIANSIETVMNAHKLDAMIAIPNCDKIVPGMIMGALRVNVPTIFVSGGPMEKGYTKDGTPIDLATAFEAVGKHEAGQMSDEELKDIECNACPSGGSCSGMFTANSMNTLMEAMGIALPGNGTILALTPEREELYRKAARRICEIALDAQAREQYKLKNILNENAVKNAFAVDMAMGGSSNTVLHMLAIAKEANVNFNLEDINKISKRVSHIAKISPSLSTVHMEDINKAGGVNAVMKEMTKRGDDILLDNLTISGETVLEKIKDAYIKDTNIIHTIDNPYSQVGGLAILYGNLAEQGAVIKTAGITGSRVFTGKAVCFDGQPEAIKGIVSGKVKAGDVVVIRYEGPKGGPGMQEMLAPTSLIMGMGLGDKVALITDGRFSGATRGASIGHVSPEAAEGGMIGLLRDGDEIHIDVDQYILSVNLTFEEIAQRRDEFVPLKKPLNSSWLGQYRALVTNASSGAVLKTDL; encoded by the coding sequence TTGAGAAGTGATGAAGTAAAAAAAGGATTTGATAGAACACCTCATAGATCATTATTAAGAGCAACAGGACTTAAAGACGAAGACTTTGATAAACCATTTATTGGAGTTGCAAACTCTTTTATTGAATTAATTCCAGGACATTTTTTCCTAGATAAAGTATCAGATATTATAAAAGCAGAGATTAAAGCAAATGGTTGTGTACCTTTTGAGTTTAATACTATTGGAGTAGATGATGGAATTGCAATGGGACATGATGGGATGTTATTTTCTCTTCCTTCAAGAGAATTAATTGCAAACTCTATTGAAACAGTTATGAATGCACATAAACTTGATGCAATGATTGCTATTCCAAACTGTGATAAAATCGTACCAGGTATGATTATGGGTGCTTTAAGAGTAAATGTTCCAACAATTTTTGTAAGTGGTGGTCCAATGGAAAAAGGTTACACAAAAGATGGAACTCCTATTGACTTAGCTACTGCATTTGAAGCTGTTGGAAAACATGAAGCTGGACAAATGAGTGATGAAGAGTTAAAAGATATCGAATGTAATGCATGTCCAAGTGGTGGTTCTTGTTCAGGAATGTTTACAGCTAACTCTATGAATACACTTATGGAAGCAATGGGAATTGCACTTCCTGGAAATGGAACTATTTTAGCTTTAACTCCTGAAAGAGAAGAGTTATATAGAAAAGCAGCTAGAAGAATTTGTGAAATTGCACTTGATGCACAAGCTAGAGAACAATATAAATTAAAAAATATTTTAAATGAAAATGCAGTTAAAAATGCTTTTGCTGTAGATATGGCAATGGGTGGAAGTTCAAATACAGTTTTACATATGTTAGCAATTGCAAAAGAAGCAAATGTAAACTTTAATCTTGAAGATATTAATAAAATTTCTAAAAGAGTTTCTCATATTGCAAAAATTTCTCCATCTTTATCAACTGTTCATATGGAAGATATTAACAAAGCTGGTGGTGTAAATGCAGTTATGAAAGAGATGACAAAAAGAGGTGATGATATTTTATTAGATAACCTTACAATCTCTGGTGAAACTGTATTAGAAAAAATCAAAGATGCATATATTAAAGATACAAATATTATTCATACTATTGATAATCCTTATTCACAAGTTGGTGGATTAGCGATTCTTTATGGTAACTTAGCAGAACAAGGTGCTGTTATTAAAACTGCTGGAATTACTGGTTCAAGAGTTTTCACAGGAAAAGCTGTATGTTTTGATGGACAACCTGAAGCTATCAAAGGAATTGTAAGTGGTAAAGTAAAAGCTGGTGATGTTGTTGTTATCAGATATGAAGGTCCAAAAGGTGGTCCTGGAATGCAAGAGATGTTGGCACCAACTTCACTTATCATGGGAATGGGACTTGGAGATAAAGTTGCACTTATTACTGATGGAAGATTCTCTGGAGCTACAAGAGGGGCAAGTATCGGTCACGTTTCACCAGAAGCTGCTGAGGGTGGAATGATTGGATTATTAAGAGATGGCGATGAAATTCATATCGATGTTGACCAATATATCTTAAGTGTAAATCTTACATTTGAAGAAATTGCACAAAGAAGAGATGAGTTTGTTCCACTTAAAAAACCTCTTAACTCTTCTTGGTTAGGACAATATAGAGCACTTGTTACAAATGCAAGTAGCGGAGCTGTTCTAAAAACTGATTTATAA
- a CDS encoding Do family serine endopeptidase: MKKKLLIISTILATQLFAKTIDFEMMDKNPVRVAPNSTNEILSFNSSIKNSVNSIVNISAKRHVDTSLETLPLQMFNDPFFKRFFGDQFGNQLKQNRVQRSLGSGVIVSKDGYIVTNNHVIENAEEITVTIGDDTTEYNAKLIGRDADSDIAVIKIESNVSLNPIKLGDSNSLLVGDVIFAIGNPFGIGSTVTQGIISALNKNKVGINRYENYIQTDASINPGNSGGALVDSRGALIGINTAIISKSGGNNGIGFAIPVAMVKDVVEKLVADGKVTRGYLGVAIADMDSELSKVYKRKEGALILDISSETPAAKYGLKRGDLIYAINGKEIKDRSSLQNTIASFKPDEKIKIDLERDGKDMSLNIVLGDRTSLVQIQSDNNTFLGGLKLSQIDAETQKQFRLSSDTTGILISDVEPKSKAEKVGFQAGDVIIQIEDVEIKNFTNIETALKRYNNKYKRVYVNRYGQTIMFVIQ; the protein is encoded by the coding sequence GTGAAGAAAAAACTTTTAATAATTTCTACAATACTTGCGACTCAACTATTTGCAAAAACAATAGATTTTGAGATGATGGATAAAAATCCTGTAAGAGTTGCTCCAAATTCAACAAATGAAATTTTGTCATTTAATAGTAGTATTAAAAATTCTGTAAATTCAATTGTTAATATTTCTGCTAAAAGACATGTTGATACAAGTTTAGAAACTTTACCTCTTCAAATGTTTAATGATCCATTTTTCAAAAGATTTTTTGGAGACCAATTTGGTAACCAATTAAAACAAAATAGAGTTCAAAGATCTTTAGGTTCAGGGGTGATTGTTTCAAAAGATGGTTACATCGTTACAAATAATCATGTTATTGAAAATGCTGAAGAGATCACTGTAACAATTGGTGATGATACTACTGAATATAACGCAAAACTTATTGGTCGTGATGCTGATAGTGATATTGCTGTTATAAAAATTGAATCAAATGTATCACTTAATCCTATAAAATTAGGAGATTCAAATAGTTTATTAGTTGGTGATGTTATTTTTGCAATTGGAAATCCATTTGGAATAGGAAGTACAGTTACACAAGGTATTATCTCAGCACTAAATAAAAATAAAGTTGGGATAAATAGATATGAAAACTATATTCAAACTGATGCTTCTATAAATCCTGGAAATTCTGGTGGGGCATTGGTTGATAGTAGAGGTGCATTAATAGGTATAAACACAGCTATTATTTCAAAAAGTGGTGGAAATAATGGTATTGGATTTGCAATTCCAGTAGCAATGGTAAAAGATGTTGTTGAAAAACTTGTTGCAGATGGAAAAGTAACAAGAGGATATTTAGGTGTTGCTATTGCTGATATGGATAGTGAATTATCAAAAGTTTATAAAAGAAAAGAAGGTGCGCTAATTTTAGATATATCTTCTGAAACTCCTGCTGCTAAATATGGACTAAAAAGAGGTGACTTAATTTATGCAATAAATGGAAAAGAAATAAAAGATAGAAGCTCTTTACAAAACACAATTGCATCATTTAAACCTGATGAAAAAATCAAAATAGATTTAGAAAGAGACGGGAAAGATATGTCACTTAATATTGTTCTAGGAGATAGAACAAGTTTAGTACAAATTCAATCAGACAATAATACTTTCTTAGGTGGTTTAAAACTTAGTCAAATTGATGCAGAAACACAAAAACAATTTAGATTATCAAGTGATACAACAGGAATTTTAATTTCTGATGTGGAACCAAAATCTAAAGCAGAAAAAGTTGGTTTCCAAGCAGGAGATGTGATAATTCAAATAGAAGATGTAGAAATTAAAAATTTTACAAATATCGAAACGGCATTAAAAAGATATAATAACAAATATAAAAGAGTTTATGTAAATAGATATGGACAAACAATTATGTTTGTAATTCAATAA
- a CDS encoding response regulator transcription factor, whose translation MIKVLMIEDDLELAQIITDYLKSFDIEVINTDSPYNGLSMLNVHKDYQLIILDLTLPEIDGLELIPKIREKSDIPIIISSARDDILDKVMGLERGADDYLPKPYNPRELQARIKTILKRVESKDESKKTEQNSLFEVKESDMQIFFKGVALTLTLAEYDILKLLIQRNHGVVAREDFIYASDNIEDDSSLKNIDVIISRIRTKLSKIDDSETHIKSVRGIGYQLI comes from the coding sequence ATAATAAAAGTACTTATGATAGAGGATGATTTAGAATTAGCTCAAATCATCACTGATTATTTAAAATCATTTGACATAGAAGTTATTAACACAGATAGTCCTTACAATGGACTATCAATGCTTAATGTACATAAAGATTATCAACTTATTATTCTTGATTTAACTCTTCCTGAAATTGATGGTTTAGAGTTAATTCCAAAAATAAGAGAAAAATCTGATATTCCAATTATCATTAGTTCAGCGCGAGATGATATTTTAGATAAAGTTATGGGATTAGAAAGAGGTGCAGATGATTATCTTCCAAAACCTTACAATCCAAGAGAACTACAAGCTAGAATAAAAACTATTCTAAAAAGAGTTGAATCAAAAGATGAATCTAAAAAAACAGAGCAAAACTCTTTATTTGAAGTGAAAGAGAGTGATATGCAAATATTTTTTAAAGGTGTTGCATTAACTCTTACATTAGCAGAATATGATATTTTAAAACTACTAATTCAAAGAAATCACGGAGTAGTAGCAAGGGAAGATTTTATTTATGCAAGTGATAATATAGAAGATGATTCTTCACTTAAAAATATCGATGTAATTATTTCAAGAATTAGAACAAAACTATCTAAAATAGATGATAGTGAAACTCATATTAAATCAGTAAGAGGTATTGGATATCAGTTAATATGA
- a CDS encoding ArsS family sensor histidine kinase gives MIKNISISTFVNIIFTLAFISIFITFAMFINYDKQKHELSLQNRYELIAENFLSSFQNQPTIESLIALYKKFQVMPVEDRDKKLEIIKNAQELTITQNYLGTYRVYKYNDTYYIYVQQYGYNLMLKDSANHNYSMAFIIVGFAISLFTFLFLYEILKRKLRPLNTLNKQIIEFSAGKKDIKLNYTSNDEIGTIARNFNEAINIINNQSKSKDLFMRNMMHELKTPITKAMFIAETLEDDKTRENLQRAFKRMDDIIKELATVEKLTSKNTMIYKEETNFFNIYSKTLEIMMINPENITAKIRDFKFNVDIYMMSIALKNLIDNAIKFSTNKKAIINANKKHIEIISLGEPLKNELSYYTEAFSQEEKRSDGFGLGLYIVKTIVSLHGFKLEYKYEDGKNYFIINMTK, from the coding sequence ATGATAAAAAATATCTCTATTTCTACTTTTGTAAATATCATATTTACATTAGCATTTATCTCTATTTTTATAACTTTTGCTATGTTTATCAATTATGATAAACAAAAACATGAACTTTCACTTCAAAATAGATATGAACTAATTGCAGAAAATTTTTTAAGTTCATTCCAAAATCAGCCAACAATTGAATCTTTAATAGCTTTATATAAAAAGTTTCAAGTTATGCCTGTTGAAGATAGGGACAAAAAATTAGAGATTATCAAAAATGCTCAAGAATTAACAATCACTCAAAATTATCTTGGAACTTATAGAGTTTACAAATATAATGATACATACTATATTTATGTTCAACAATATGGATATAACTTGATGTTAAAAGATTCTGCAAATCACAATTATAGTATGGCTTTTATAATCGTTGGATTTGCTATATCTTTATTTACATTCTTATTTTTATATGAAATTTTAAAAAGAAAATTAAGACCTTTAAATACACTAAATAAACAAATTATAGAATTTTCAGCTGGTAAAAAAGATATAAAACTAAATTATACAAGTAATGATGAAATTGGAACAATTGCTAGAAATTTTAATGAAGCAATAAATATTATAAATAATCAATCTAAATCAAAAGATTTGTTTATGCGAAATATGATGCATGAATTAAAAACTCCAATTACAAAAGCTATGTTTATTGCTGAAACTTTAGAAGATGACAAAACAAGAGAAAACCTTCAAAGAGCATTTAAAAGAATGGATGATATTATCAAAGAGTTAGCAACTGTTGAGAAATTAACTTCTAAAAATACAATGATTTATAAAGAGGAAACAAATTTTTTCAATATTTATTCAAAAACTTTAGAAATTATGATGATAAATCCTGAAAATATAACAGCTAAAATAAGAGATTTTAAATTCAATGTTGATATTTATATGATGTCAATTGCATTAAAAAACTTAATTGATAACGCAATAAAATTTTCAACAAATAAAAAAGCAATAATCAATGCAAATAAAAAACATATTGAAATTATCTCTTTAGGTGAGCCTTTGAAAAATGAACTTTCATACTATACAGAAGCTTTTTCACAAGAGGAAAAAAGAAGTGATGGTTTTGGATTAGGACTTTATATTGTAAAAACAATAGTAAGTTTACATGGATTTAAACTTGAATATAAATATGAAGACGGGAAAAACTACTTTATCATAAATATGACAAAGTAG